From the Oceanobacillus kimchii X50 genome, the window TTGGTTGGTTCATATCGAGTATGAGTCCAATACAACTAGAAAACCAATTAATTGCAAGGAATAATCCCCCCCATAAGATAAGTACCGTTATTGGGAGTCCTATAACAATACCAATAATGAATAGTAATATCATTGGTAATAGACCTATTATCCAAGAGACAATCAATTTACTATGAATAACTTGTTTGTGATTAAGTGGAAGAAATAAATTAGCTTTCCACGTTTTTCCTTCTCTAGAAATAGCTGTTGCAGCAGTCATATTGATGCTTACCATAAAAACGGTAACGATAAACAGTAATAACAGTACTTTTTTTTCTGGTACTGAACCTGTAATTTCTCCTGCTATACCACTTCCAAAATCCAAAAAGAAAATCACCAATAAAAATACTGGCATGAATAAAGATTGGACGACACATTGGGTAAGGAAAGTCGGTGTTCGTAAGAGAATACGTAAATCCTTTTTAATATAGGATTGCCAAATCGGTTGAGAAGCAATGGATCTATCTAATGCTTTATCAGACATTTTTCCACTACTACCTCCACTCATCCCAAGGACACCTTTTAAATATAATTTTTGACCCAGAAATGCAAATAGCATGATTGCTAATCCACTTAGTATTATCATTAACAATATGAAAAGAAAACCATTTATTGATTCTGCTTGATGTAAGCTATTCGCTGAAAACCATGCTGGTGGATAGAAATATGTAATCCATTGTAATAAGCCTTCTTGTTCTTGCATTGTTTGGCTAATGGACTCCATTAATTTAGATTCATCAGTATTGAGTCGTACTACCACATTTATTAAAATAATAGCAGTAAGTGAGAATACACCTGCAAATATTTTTGAGCGGTCCTTATTTTTAGCGATATTTACATAACGCATGACAAACATTAAAATCACAGAAGCAATTACAAAAGGAATTACTGGCAATAGAATGAATAAAAGGATTCCATAAATATAATAAAGTAT encodes:
- a CDS encoding putative ABC transporter permease subunit → MSKTWKVIRIMLKMQYTSTGKNNYAWLYIVAGLFFIPFLGIIFTLYNNLISAIYNVFAPLQQQSMILGLLFIGMSIVLFITCIVSVLTAFYFADDVEAYIPFPLHPYQILLGKAASPFIYSYLLSGITYLPMMIIYGNISNGSILYYIYGILLFILLPVIPFVIASVILMFVMRYVNIAKNKDRSKIFAGVFSLTAIILINVVVRLNTDESKLMESISQTMQEQEGLLQWITYFYPPAWFSANSLHQAESINGFLFILLMIILSGLAIMLFAFLGQKLYLKGVLGMSGGSSGKMSDKALDRSIASQPIWQSYIKKDLRILLRTPTFLTQCVVQSLFMPVFLLVIFFLDFGSGIAGEITGSVPEKKVLLLLFIVTVFMVSINMTAATAISREGKTWKANLFLPLNHKQVIHSKLIVSWIIGLLPMILLFIIGIVIGLPITVLILWGGLFLAINWFSSCIGLILDMNQPKLNWTDEQELFKNRFVPFFGFLMQVVIFGLIIIILWNIEVSNVYLLAVILFAVISIGIFLAHRYMYKRINQNVFQEINF